A window of Gossypium raimondii isolate GPD5lz chromosome 7, ASM2569854v1, whole genome shotgun sequence genomic DNA:
TTCATTTCAGAACAAAGAGTAAATGTTCTCATCCCCTTCTCTAGGCATCTAATATGCTAATTACTTGCAGAGGAaaatgacaaaagaaaaaaggaaattcCAAAAGGTGGAAGACTAGATTTTAATGTCTTCCAAGAAAATTGTTGTGACGATGCATAtagttaaataaaacaaagagtGCCATAATAACGGTGTTAGCATAACTATGGCCTAAAAGAACCACAAAGAACATCAACATAGAGATCAGGACAGCAtagcaaacaaaataacaatatttagaGTGAAAAAGAAATGGGAGAAATTATAATGTTCGGTTATAAGCAagtaaacataaaacataatttatgaTTAACTATAAATTACCGGAAAGCTTCACATAGACATTGGGTGTCATCTAAAAACAACTGATCTACTATCACAGCAATTAGTCCATTTGAAGAGACTATATGCTTCAAGGGAACTTCATGGCAAGCTAAATTTCCCATAATTCCGAGACAAATCTCCTGAGACAAAGAAAGGACATAAAAACTCTCATGCGTGATGCATCAAACTCCCTAAGAACCACCTAGTGACCAACTAAATAATCAATATAGGAAATTAAAACAGGGGAAAATTTGTAACCTACAGTTACACGAACGGATTGGGTAACCATAAGGTTTGCTAAAAGAACTTCAAGTACAAAATTTTGCACCTGCATAGATATAATTGTGTGAGCCCAGGGCATACAATACAACGAGTAAAACTAGAAACTCCTGAATTACAATCAAAAAACAGTACATTCccctattatttttaataaatcgTTTGTTCCTAATCTATGATTTTCAGCCACCTAAATAGCTAAAGAAGTGGGTGACTGAGACCAACAGTATATAGAACAACCATCAATCTTCTTTATATTTCAGTTTTATATACCTAATCTCCAGTAATCTTTAACACTTAAACAAATTGTACtattattttcacttaaaatgcCATAAAGACAAGGAGCAAGTTCAAGTACCATGAGCTCAGCATGAGTTTGATTTGCAGCAAGATCCCACAGAACACAACCACACTCCTCCCAGACCTCTTCCCCAGCTGATAAACGAGCAATTTCCTCCTTATGCGAATCTTCATCACCTTCCCCTCGAAACTCAGATTCAGTAGGATCATCAACAATATCCATGCTTTTACAACTATCATTTGATGAATTTACAACTTCattattacaatttgatcccCGAATTTCAGTATTATCAACGTTCTTTGGTTCAACTGGAAGAAGTTTCCTTATCAATGAAATTACATAACTCGGATCAACAGTTGTGGAAATATCAAATAACTAcatcaaaagaaagaaaaaaaaaagagtcgttaactaaataaattcaaaattgcaggcatattttcaaaactaaataaaaaaaatttaagctaattcaaagttaaactaaaaccctaacttGTAGAATTTTAGATTGGAGAACACAAAAACGATGAGCAAAGAGAAAACATGGCTTAGGTGTTGATTAGCAACCTCATCGGGCGGTGCGGAAGGGTGATGCGAAGAGACAAAACGGTCTTCTTCCAGTTgctctccttcttcttcttctcttgtAGGAGTTGATTCCGATGCCGCCATCTGTTGGGTTCCTTAGAGAAACCACAAATGtttacagttttttttttttttttgatagaCAAATGTTTACGGTATTTGTTTCCCTCTCTTTTGTTATTGATTGGTTATTGAACTCTCCCCCCTTTTTGTGAAAAAACAGAATGCATTTTATATTCTTAAACCCGTAATTTTGCATTCTTTGCTAATTATGCCCTGTTTTATACATTTTGCTCAATTTCACCCCTTATTTTGCAAGCAATTTTTATGGTTACAACCGCGCCTCACTTTGAATTGGTTATTTGTTTATATCAAATTACAGATTAAAAATGCGAAGGTTAAAAGATGctgtttattttcttgaaaacaactttcaaaaaatgatttttaaaaaatgaattaattttctggaaaaattaatattttcagtgTTTTGGATGATTTACTTAACATTTTCCGGTTGTTTGACCAATTttcctaaaatcattttctaaaagTTGTTATTAGTGAAACAAGtacaacataaatatatttattacaatataCTATAGTAGTATCTTCTTTTaacaattgaaatttattttatagtaagataatattttataataataaacatcaTATATAAGCATAATAAAAAGAtctaatttgataatattttataataatgataataataataataaatatcatatataaatttaataataaacaaagccaaattaaaatttcatttaaattgcATATACATGCTAGTTTTTTTATCTCTGCGATGCACGAGTcaattatatgtataattttttagaacatcaaatatttgtaatattaaatatattattgtaaatcatttgataaaatatataatgctaaattatttatttcaaaaaaaaggtaaatgatTTTCCTTGAATGTATGATCAGTTGTGTATTTTAGGAGGAAAATACATATTTGTATAACTTGGTGATTAGGATATATCATATATGAGATCACAACTTTCTGAAACTTGGGCGTTGGtgaataaaagtaattaaatcctaccattttacatatatatttttaaaagtgaaaatacTCCATTGTGATCATGATTGAATAAGGATGAGGCTATATAGTtactaacaaattttattatatttctgaTATTATTGATTCTGTGCATTGTATATGAATGTATAATTATCtcaacttttattaaattataattattttgaatatcaatttaattttatgaagcAAAATAAAAGGCATTCTTATTGattcataaaaatttctaaactcgtgtttttatatatgtattatagatataaatgtaaaaagtataatttatataaatagtgtttttcaaatgatatttataaataataattttaaaaaggtaGTTGTCgaaaaactatgaaaaatatattatttaaatcaataatatttttatgaaaaacaatagttttatttaacttttatttttatttttaaagagatGCTTCTTTTGTGAGTGTAGTTGATGGTTTTTTTAGGTGGAATAACATTTATATCTTttgttaatatgattttttttttttgagttaaatttggtccctaatcgtttaaaagagtaaaaatcaACCATCAAACTTTCAAAATGGCTGAATTGATATTCATTTAATAGAGATGTCaactaaaaccttaaatttgtGAACATGATAGCAGCATGACAATTCTTATGTACTTCATACTTCTTTTTTGAaaggttttataaattttaaattatttattgacatgagatataaaataatatcatgttAGCATGAATTGCATGTGAACTACCATGCAGATTGTCCCACCAACATCGTTAACAAAAATCAAGGTTTTACTCattatttatgttaataaaaaaaacgaTTCTATCTCTTTTGAAATGTcaatgaccaaattgataaaGAAAAATGTATACGTTCAggactaaatttgatattatatatattttagaatattttgatTCCACTTTATATTAACCAATAATTTGTGGGGAATAGTTTAAGTAAGTGATTTTGGATTAACCCATTAAAATgcattatttaaatgaaatggagTTATGTTGTTATAATATACTGAATGGTTGTATAAGAGATTCATCATAAAATGTGGGATACTCATtgatacaaaaactaaaaatgagaGGAGAGACTTTGTATGTTGGAATAATGTGGTTTTTGAGAAGTTGGGGAAAAGAGACGGATAAAAGGAATATACCACTTAGAAATGATCAACCTAATGccacaattttttattaattttcctttttaacataaattaaaaggaaaaacttCGGTtagtataaattgaattgactGTTAACATGATCACCTGTGAATGTAATTTACAGCATTTACCTGAAGCCACACTCCCATGGAAAAATAACCTACGTTTCGACCACAAGCTACCGGGTGAGAAAGTACACGACGAATCCAAGTTTCCTAATGCCTGAACCCTTGCAGTATATGCTAGGAAAACAGTAGAGCGGCAAGCATGATCATATTTAGAAGCGAAGCTATGATGCTCTGAAGTTGATCTGGTGACGAGCCATCGTTGCTCATCTGCCCTGCATTCACAAATTCTGTTCTTCCGGAGTTAAGATTTGCAGACACATTGACGGACATTGAACCTAATCACATACAGAAGAGAACAGAATCAGCAATGATATAAACTCgatcttctaaaattttctgcctaaaatttcattattgttaATCTGCAACACCGATGTGTTGAAACTGCAGGTTTACCAGGCTAAGAAGTTTGTTGCACCGTAGATTATCAACAGAACATATTGTCATTTGGAATCATAAGATCCAACTTACAGTCATAGTCAGTCCATCCGATCCGTTGATTTGCCAGATCATAAACGATGATTTTGTCTTTCAGAACAAGATCTGCCAAACAAAGATCAAGGCCAAACCTATCCAGTTCAATGATCGGAAGCACGAAAATTTCTTGCACAAGGTAATCATATTCagaatttaatgaaaattgaacGCTTTCCTGAAGGTCCAAAATTCATGAAGTCTCCAAACTACATAAATTCCAAACAATCAAAACATTCTGTTCGATGAAAATACCTCCTAAAATTGTTATTCCCTGACCCTGAATTTTCTGAAAGCCAATGCACCAAACTGCAGCACCACCCTGTAAAAATCAAAGCGACCTATTCCATTCAGAAATTTGGGatatgagaaaaagaaaaaaaaaacgccTTGATACAGAAACAAGGAAGTTCATCACACTACAGTTAAATTCAAAGCTTGTTTCAATAACTTCGACTTTGCGACTGAAAATTTGGCTAAAGATTAGACTAAAGCAGCATATAAGCATAAACTGAAAGTTCTCGGTATCTGGAAATAAATTAAGGTTGAACTCACAATAGAGTTCTGCTGCACAAGATAGTCGGGTGGATTTAAAATCAAGGAGGCAGCACCAGCAAAGTTCAGACTAACTTGAGGGAATATGTCGGTGACACTGAATCGAATGTTAACATGATGTCAGTTATAACCGTGTTAGAATACTTAACAGctgaaacaaaatgaaataataagtcGGAATTTGACCTGGAGGTTATTAGATAACATTGATTTCCTTTGGAAAGAACAGGGCGCACAGTTTGCGAAACAGTTTTCGTGATCTGGACAAGAGAATCAAATGTAAATCAATTAAGCTCATGCTCCGCAATCATACACTACTTGTTTCATTAACCAGAAAGAGAAGCATCGCAGATGAAGAGCATAATTTTAACTGAATTCAAGTATGAGTAAAACCGAGCAGTATACTTACAGCATCAACAAAAGCATCATAAGCTTCATCAGCTAGATATGCCAAAGTTGTCCCGGAATCAACTATTGTTCCTTGACTACTTGATGTTGAAAACACTGACGGGTCAATTGATAAAACTTGTCCACCAACGGAAATGCTCCGCAGATCAAGATTGTAGTGAGGCCTGAGATTTAGAGGTGCAAGATTGATTAAGCAAATTGTCACAAGCCCTTTTATATTCcaatcataaataatatattatcaaaCAAGCTGAACAATGATCTTTTATATCCTTCTCACATGATTAGTCTCGGTAAGGGGTATCTCAACTAGTACAATGATTACACTAACCATGTTCAAACACCAATCAACCCTAGTTTAGAGCCAAATGCTAAATACAAGGACTAGGGTTAATTCAGTCAGAAACTACACCGTAAGACTGAAAACTTCCAGTAGTGTCTTTTTTCTTAACACTCTCGGATATAGCGGCCTAGCAAACCCATTGCTCCTATGCGGTTTGTAAGCTAGGACGATCCGGACCAGAGAAAATAGATGTCTATGAGTACTAATTAGTAAACTGAAACAACAGAATGATCAGGCTTTTTTGCATGCTCGGTTTGATCTCAACCACTAAGAAACCTGTGTATGATCATGTATCATATAACCGCTATTGCATAACATCAAAAATCGGAAGGAACAGAAACAGTAAAAAAACTTACAATGCAGGGACCATTAACACAAATGATTAGTAAGAAAAAACGGTAGCTTCTACAATTTCAAACAAACGATAAAAGAACGTACTGTGATGGGACGAGCGGAGTATAAACCATATTGGGTTCCAAAATCTCTCCGAAAACAAGTATACCCCCACCACCATTTTTCCCTCTTAAGCAATGAGAAAACACTCTAGGTGCTATTCCCTGTGATGAAAGTTGTGAGATTACAGACAAACTCTGCTGTCCAAACCCGAAGATTCCATCAACTGCTCGATCAGACTTTGTCAAGTCTCCGGTCTGTAACACGCTGCACCTGTTACACAATCCACAACATAATAAGCCATCAAATCAAAACACACACAACTAGTTTAGCCACATCGAAAAACTATTTGGCTCACCCAAACATAATGGGAGCTGTAGAGTTTGCAGTCATGGATCCCTCAAGAATTGTACTGATATGCAACAAATCAGCTACATAATACCCTGATGTTCCACTTCCATCTCCATACTGAAATGTGTAACTGCATTGATTTCCCTGTCCGGAACAACCCGAATCGGATGATTGAACGCCCGCATTACATCTTTGGTCTGAACATGAGACCAATGAAGATGTTGATGAGCTTCCAGGATCATACAAATTAAGTTCAATCTGGCagggaaaaaaaacaaacccGACATAGTAGCTCTAAGTTCTTTATGTTTCAatcaaaataccaaattgaacaataaaaacaaagggaaaaaaaaaaaggagaaaattacTTGAAGTCCACTAGATTCAGGACAACCATTGCAGGAATTGCAACCTATCCATAGAACATCACTTCCAGTATCAATTTGTACATAGTATTCCTTTGGAGGAGAAcctatttgtaattttgtataatataatctacaaaaaagaaagaaagaaatggaaacCCGATGAGAAATTTAAACTCAATCCAAAATTAGAAATCGATGATCCAAAAACGAAGCccaatttgaaaacaaaaagtaaacaACTTATTTACCCAACAAGAAATGGATCATAGGTGCCTCGAACAGGAAAATCCACGACACCACCAGAAGACTGCAACAACCTTCCATGCCTGAGTCTATCGAATTCTCTGAGGCGACCCAGCTCCACTTCATGACTCACTAGTGGAATCCTCCTCTCCAGTTTCAAACTCGCTTGAAAACCACCCATGACCAGACTAGCCTCCAAAACCAAAATCGTTACCATGATCCAGGCGGGAAAAACCGCCGCCATTTCCCTTCTCTTACAAAAACTTCGTGACACCATCtccttggttttattttttttcagcAAAAGTAATTCTCTCCCTCAAACAAAACAAAGATGGGAAAGTAACAACAAAAACAACGACAAAATTGGGTGTGTGTTATCTTTTTTGCGGAAAACTAGAAAACAAGAAGAAACATGATTTTAAGACAAAGATTTAGAGGCAATG
This region includes:
- the LOC105792290 gene encoding aspartic proteinase 36 isoform X2, which translates into the protein MVSRSFCKRREMAAVFPAWIMVTILVLEASLVMGGFQASLKLERRIPLVSHEVELGRLREFDRLRHGRLLQSSGGVVDFPVRGTYDPFLVGLYYTKLQIGSPPKEYYVQIDTGSDVLWIGCNSCNGCPESSGLQIELNLYDPGSSSTSSLVSCSDQRCNAGVQSSDSGCSGQGNQCSYTFQYGDGSGTSGYYVADLLHISTILEGSMTANSTAPIMFGCSVLQTGDLTKSDRAVDGIFGFGQQSLSVISQLSSQGIAPRVFSHCLRGKNGGGGILVFGEILEPNMVYTPLVPSQPHYNLDLRSISVGGQVLSIDPSVFSTSSSQGTIVDSGTTLAYLADEAYDAFVDAITKTVSQTVRPVLSKGNQCYLITSSVTDIFPQVSLNFAGAASLILNPPDYLVQQNSIGGAAVWCIGFQKIQGQGITILGDLVLKDKIIVYDLANQRIGWTDYDCKLDLMIPNDNMFC
- the LOC105792290 gene encoding aspartic proteinase 36 isoform X1, with amino-acid sequence MVSRSFCKRREMAAVFPAWIMVTILVLEASLVMGGFQASLKLERRIPLVSHEVELGRLREFDRLRHGRLLQSSGGVVDFPVRGTYDPFLVGLYYTKLQIGSPPKEYYVQIDTGSDVLWIGCNSCNGCPESSGLQIELNLYDPGSSSTSSLVSCSDQRCNAGVQSSDSGCSGQGNQCSYTFQYGDGSGTSGYYVADLLHISTILEGSMTANSTAPIMFGCSVLQTGDLTKSDRAVDGIFGFGQQSLSVISQLSSQGIAPRVFSHCLRGKNGGGGILVFGEILEPNMVYTPLVPSQPHYNLDLRSISVGGQVLSIDPSVFSTSSSQGTIVDSGTTLAYLADEAYDAFVDAITKTVSQTVRPVLSKGNQCYLITSSVTDIFPQVSLNFAGAASLILNPPDYLVQQNSIGGAAVWCIGFQKIQGQGITILGDLVLKDKIIVYDLANQRIGWTDYDCSMSVNVSANLNSGRTEFVNAGQMSNDGSSPDQLQSIIASLLNMIMLAALLFS